The Oncorhynchus nerka isolate Pitt River linkage group LG24, Oner_Uvic_2.0, whole genome shotgun sequence genome has a window encoding:
- the mafaa gene encoding transcription factor MafAa: MATDLAMSAELPTSPLAIEYVNDFDLMKFEVKKEPPEADRYCHRLPPGSLSSTPLSTPCSSVPSSPSFCAPSPGGQSGQNLANGVNSSNNSGSSNPQSSGGKPHLEDLYWIPNYQHHINPEALNLTPEDAVEALIGNAHHHHHHHQGYEGFRGQQYVGEDLSTASAGHHHQTHHHHHHHGHRLEDRFSDDQLVSMTVRELNRQLRGFSKEEVIRLKQKRRTLKNRGYAQSCRYKRVQQRHMLESEKCTLLSQVEQLKQDVARLAKERDLYKEKYEKLASRSYNGGGPGNNNRDPSNGNHGKPASTEFFM; the protein is encoded by the coding sequence ATGGCCACCGACCTCGCCATGAGCGCAGAGTTGCCCACTAGCCCCCTGGCCATCGAGTATGTCAACGACTTCGACCTTATGAAGTTCGAAGTAAAGAAGGAGCCTCCAGAGGCTGACCGTTACTGCCACCGCCTCCCCCCGGGAtcactctcctctacccctctcagcACGCCCTGCTCCTCCGTGCCTTCCTCGCCCAGCTTCTGCGCCCCCAGCCCCGGTGGCCAGTCGGGCCAAAACCTGGCCAACGGCGTCAACAGTAGCAACAACAGCGGAAGCAGCAACCCCCAGAGCTCGGGCGGAAAGCCGCACCTGGAGGACCTGTACTGGATCCCCAACTACCAGCACCACATTAACCCCGAAGCGCTCAATCTGACCCCCGAGGACGCCGTGGAGGCACTCATTGGCAAcgcccaccatcaccatcaccaccaccagggCTACGAGGGATTCCGCGGCCAGCAGTATGTAGGGGAGGACCTGTCCACGGCCTCGGCCGGTCACCATCACCAgacccaccatcaccaccaccaccatggacaCCGCCTCGAGGACCGCTTCTCGGACGACCAGCTGGTCAGCATGACGGTGCGCGAGCTCAATCGGCAACTAAGGGGGTTCAGCAAAGAAGAGGTGATCCGCCTGAAGCAGAAGAGGCGCACGCTTAAGAACCGGGGCTACGCACAGTCCTGCCGCTACAAGCGGGTGCAGCAGAGGCACATGCTGGAGAGCGAGAAGTGCACGCTCCTAAGCCAGGTGGAACAGCTGAAGCAGGACGTCGCGCGCCTGGCCAAAGAGCGAGATCTCTACAAGGAGAAGTACGAGAAGCTCGCGAGCCGAAGCTACAACGGTGGCGGGCCCGGTAACAATAACAGAGACCCCTCTAACGGAAACCACGGGAAACCGGCCTCCACGGAATTCTTCATGTAA